From Ferviditalea candida, one genomic window encodes:
- the ytvI gene encoding sporulation integral membrane protein YtvI, producing the protein MIALGLGFLYGLFTIGFPFLMAIIIAIFLEPLVQLLMKYGRMRRIASATLICSLFTLGIAALIYLLGLKLVSELILFLLKLPKYLDQANAFFQETLQKTQLFYQNLPADIANQIQKGTETALSALINALNSLLGSVSGAFFDLAKTIPNLFILLIVFITALYLFSFSLPSLKGTFLTMFETKSQGKVEEVLLNLRKAIFGFIRAQLLISALTYVVALLGLMILKVDFAVAIAFLIIIVDILPILGTGSVLIPWAAYQFVKGDSYLAVGLLIMYLVIIVFRRLVEPKILGDAVGISPLSALISLYVGFKLVGVVGLFLGPIVIIIYQAMQKVGLLNIKIKLE; encoded by the coding sequence TTGATCGCGTTGGGCTTGGGATTCCTATACGGATTATTTACCATCGGTTTTCCGTTTTTGATGGCGATCATCATCGCGATTTTTTTGGAGCCCCTTGTTCAGCTGTTGATGAAATACGGGAGAATGAGAAGAATTGCTTCGGCGACGCTCATTTGCTCTCTTTTCACGCTGGGGATCGCGGCTCTCATTTATTTGCTGGGTCTGAAGCTGGTTTCCGAGCTGATCCTGTTTTTGTTGAAGCTGCCCAAGTATTTGGACCAAGCCAACGCATTTTTCCAAGAGACGCTGCAAAAAACACAGCTTTTTTACCAAAACCTCCCTGCAGATATCGCCAATCAGATTCAGAAAGGCACCGAAACCGCTCTGTCGGCACTGATCAATGCGCTGAACAGCTTGCTTGGAAGCGTGTCGGGAGCATTTTTCGATTTGGCCAAGACGATTCCGAATTTGTTCATTCTCTTGATAGTGTTTATCACAGCCCTGTATTTGTTCAGCTTTAGTTTGCCCAGCTTGAAGGGGACTTTCCTGACGATGTTCGAGACCAAGTCGCAGGGCAAAGTGGAGGAAGTTCTGCTGAATTTGCGAAAAGCGATTTTCGGGTTTATCCGGGCTCAGCTGCTGATCAGCGCTTTGACCTATGTGGTTGCGCTGCTGGGGCTGATGATATTGAAAGTGGATTTTGCGGTTGCCATCGCTTTTCTCATTATCATCGTGGATATCTTGCCGATTCTCGGCACCGGCTCCGTCCTGATTCCTTGGGCTGCCTACCAATTCGTCAAAGGCGACAGTTATCTTGCTGTCGGTCTGCTGATCATGTACTTGGTCATTATCGTTTTTCGCCGGCTGGTGGAGCCGAAAATTCTGGGCGATGCCGTCGGCATCAGCCCCTTGTCGGCGCTGATCAGCTTGTATGTCGGATTCAAGCTGGTCGGTGTTGTCGGGCTGTTCCTGGGACCGATTGTAATCATCATTTATCAGGCGATGCAGAAGGTCGGACTGTTAAATATCAAGATCAAGCTTGAATAA
- a CDS encoding spore coat associated protein CotJA — protein MNQPFQPFQQVKVYYPFVGPFDPCPPIKEKTYMTPPNLYMMFQPPNLPQFSPFDALKHGTLWPALVSPYSGKNAKIGKK, from the coding sequence ATGAATCAGCCCTTCCAACCTTTCCAACAAGTAAAGGTGTATTATCCGTTTGTCGGTCCTTTTGATCCCTGTCCGCCGATAAAGGAAAAAACGTATATGACTCCGCCGAATTTGTACATGATGTTCCAGCCTCCGAATTTGCCCCAGTTTTCCCCGTTCGACGCGCTGAAGCACGGAACCTTGTGGCCGGCACTTGTCAGTCCCTATAGCGGTAAGAACGCAAAAATCGGAAAGAAATAA
- a CDS encoding spore coat protein CotJB, which yields MHKKLDEHYYRLLHELQAADFVCHELNLYLDTHPFDGVAIEQFNQCAQFSKQLAHQYEMKYGPLMHSGHSPSRCPWEWVESPWPWQV from the coding sequence ATGCATAAGAAATTGGATGAACATTATTACCGGCTGCTGCATGAGCTTCAGGCTGCGGATTTCGTCTGTCACGAATTGAATTTGTATCTGGATACGCATCCCTTTGATGGCGTGGCAATTGAGCAATTCAATCAATGCGCGCAGTTCAGCAAACAGCTTGCACATCAGTATGAAATGAAGTACGGCCCCCTTATGCATTCGGGCCACTCCCCTTCCCGTTGTCCGTGGGAATGGGTCGAATCGCCGTGGCCGTGGCAGGTCTAG
- a CDS encoding hemolysin family protein has protein sequence MDHAEFSAADILFNLLLVFLLVFLNGFFVAAEFALVKIRQSRLTQLVNEGSKRAQFAASITQKLDTYLSASQFGITLSSLGLGWVGEPAVSHMIVEPLFSWGGLGGSVFVQPLSFAIAFAVITFLHIVLGELAPKSLAIQKSESVALFLAGPLILFYKIFFPAIWLLNAAANRMLRIIGIQLSPEQDVHTQEELRILVNQSAKGGKINQDEMVLFDNIFEFSDRLAREVMLPRTDMDCLFAELSFAENLRLVYQSKHTRYPVAVENKDNIIGFVHITDLLTADPDEEHELRDFVRPVLAVPESMEISHVLKLMQKRHSQLAIVVDEYGGTAGMVTTEDILEEIVGEIHDEFEDVRPSLEMNGRIASVDGRMLIEEMNEQFNLDIDDEEVDSIGGWLFKQLEGSPAVGDKVQEGGMVFEVAEIDRLRIVRVLVYEQEKKAEPEQPEPEHNC, from the coding sequence GTGGATCATGCGGAGTTCAGTGCAGCGGATATTTTGTTCAATTTATTGCTAGTATTTCTTCTTGTTTTTCTCAACGGTTTTTTTGTCGCAGCTGAATTTGCACTGGTGAAAATCCGGCAGTCGCGGCTGACCCAACTGGTCAATGAGGGAAGCAAGCGGGCCCAATTTGCTGCGAGCATTACACAGAAGCTGGATACCTATCTTTCCGCATCCCAATTTGGGATCACCTTGTCGTCGCTCGGACTCGGTTGGGTAGGGGAGCCGGCGGTTTCCCATATGATCGTGGAACCGTTGTTTTCCTGGGGCGGCTTGGGCGGCAGCGTGTTTGTCCAACCGCTTTCATTTGCAATCGCGTTTGCGGTCATCACTTTCCTGCATATTGTGCTGGGAGAGCTTGCTCCGAAATCTTTGGCCATTCAAAAATCGGAATCGGTTGCTTTGTTTTTGGCCGGCCCGCTCATTCTTTTCTACAAAATTTTCTTTCCGGCGATCTGGCTGCTGAATGCCGCTGCCAACCGAATGCTGCGGATTATCGGGATTCAGTTGTCTCCCGAGCAGGATGTGCATACGCAGGAAGAGCTCCGGATCCTGGTGAACCAGAGCGCCAAGGGAGGGAAAATCAACCAGGACGAGATGGTTTTGTTTGACAATATCTTTGAATTTTCCGATCGTTTGGCGAGGGAGGTCATGCTTCCCCGAACGGATATGGACTGTTTGTTTGCGGAGCTTTCGTTTGCGGAAAATTTGCGGCTTGTCTATCAATCCAAGCATACCCGCTATCCTGTTGCGGTGGAGAACAAGGATAATATCATCGGGTTTGTCCATATCACCGATCTTCTGACCGCGGATCCGGACGAGGAGCATGAGCTTCGCGATTTTGTCCGGCCGGTTCTGGCCGTACCCGAATCGATGGAAATCAGCCATGTGTTGAAATTGATGCAGAAGCGGCATTCCCAGTTGGCTATCGTGGTTGACGAATACGGCGGAACGGCGGGGATGGTGACGACGGAAGATATTCTGGAAGAGATTGTCGGCGAAATTCATGACGAATTTGAGGATGTTCGGCCCAGTCTGGAAATGAACGGCCGGATCGCTTCGGTTGACGGACGGATGCTGATCGAAGAAATGAATGAACAGTTCAATCTGGACATTGACGATGAGGAAGTTGATTCGATCGGAGGCTGGCTGTTCAAGCAACTGGAAGGTTCCCCCGCGGTGGGGGACAAGGTGCAGGAAGGCGGCATGGTCTTTGAAGTGGCGGAAATCGACCGTCTGCGAATCGTTCGCGTGCTAGTTTATGAACAGGAAAAAAAAGCGGAGCCGGAACAGCCGGAGCCGGAACACAATTGTTAA